From the Flavimarina sp. Hel_I_48 genome, one window contains:
- a CDS encoding cysteine desulfurase family protein has translation MESVYFDNAATTAIRPEVLDAMVEVMRGIPGNPSSTHAYGRKAKSLIENARKNIAQHLNVSAGELVFTSGGTEADNLIINSVVRDLGVRHIITSAIEHHAVVHVVEQLQKVYDIKVSHVNIKSCGSIDLEHLEQLLSESNEKTLVSLMHINNEIGSMLDVDKVCNLCKAHKALFHSDMVQSVGHFDLDLKETPIDFVAASAHKFHGPKGVGFAFIRKNSGLRPLIFGGGQERGSRAGTEGVHNIVGMDKALQISCEKMQEERAKIEGLKTYFIEQLQKEIPQVKFNGKCADFKESTYTLINVCLPIPADKALMTLFQLDLKGIACSKGSACQSGSDQGSHVLNAFLSEEDKQKPSVRFSFSHENTREEVDFTVGILKQFITK, from the coding sequence ATGGAATCTGTATATTTTGACAATGCAGCAACTACTGCGATACGACCAGAAGTCCTGGATGCTATGGTAGAGGTAATGCGGGGTATTCCCGGCAACCCTTCATCCACGCATGCGTATGGCCGCAAAGCGAAAAGCCTTATAGAAAATGCTCGCAAAAACATTGCTCAGCATTTAAACGTTTCGGCTGGCGAACTCGTATTTACTTCTGGTGGTACAGAAGCAGACAACCTGATCATCAATTCTGTTGTACGTGATCTGGGCGTACGTCATATTATCACAAGTGCGATTGAACATCATGCGGTGGTTCATGTGGTTGAACAGCTTCAAAAAGTATACGATATTAAAGTATCACACGTCAATATTAAGTCCTGCGGAAGCATAGATCTGGAACATCTGGAACAATTACTATCGGAATCCAATGAAAAGACGCTCGTTAGCCTTATGCACATCAATAATGAGATAGGCAGTATGCTGGATGTTGATAAAGTGTGCAATTTATGTAAAGCACATAAAGCTCTTTTTCATAGTGATATGGTACAAAGTGTGGGACATTTTGACCTTGACCTCAAGGAAACGCCCATAGATTTTGTTGCTGCGAGTGCCCATAAATTTCATGGTCCCAAAGGTGTGGGTTTTGCTTTTATACGCAAAAACAGCGGGTTGCGTCCACTTATTTTTGGTGGGGGACAGGAGCGTGGGAGTCGCGCCGGTACAGAAGGTGTGCACAATATCGTGGGCATGGATAAAGCCTTACAGATTTCCTGCGAAAAGATGCAAGAAGAGCGTGCGAAAATTGAAGGCCTGAAAACCTATTTTATTGAGCAACTACAAAAAGAAATTCCACAGGTAAAGTTTAATGGTAAATGTGCCGATTTTAAGGAAAGTACCTATACGCTTATCAACGTGTGTTTGCCCATACCGGCTGATAAAGCGCTCATGACGTTGTTTCAACTGGATCTTAAGGGTATCGCCTGCTCAAAAGGTAGTGCCTGCCAGAGTGGTAGCGATCAGGGTAGCCACGTACTCAATGCCTTTCTTAGTGAAGAGGATAAACAAAAACCTTCGGTTAGATTTTCTTTTTCACACGAAAATACCAGGGAAGAAGTAGATTTTACGGTTGGTATTTTGAAGCAATTTATCACAAAATAG